In Stieleria varia, one genomic interval encodes:
- a CDS encoding Gfo/Idh/MocA family protein — MKLRLGLIGLGDHWQSRYLPALRVLHDRFDVRAVYSTVAKLSENTAAEFQADPVDGYRSLVSRCDIDAVMILKPCWLGWLPALAACEAGKAVYWAGGLDFDPAQAESVRQSIQQSGVSFMTELPRRFSPATLRLKELIATRLGAPKLLFAHRRLPAAENQRSGASDSSRSKSELVELIDWCQYVVGRAPTAVSSSRYGDDDHEEYWRLSLQFPSAEHGGKSLPPVNAQVSCGSYMPAQWSEAANFRPPAALQVCCERGIAFIDLPATLVWFDEAGRHVEALETELPVGQQLLTQFHRSVTSLVRSIGGLEDTFRAARVLAAANQSELEGRRVDVE; from the coding sequence ATGAAACTGAGGCTTGGCCTGATCGGCTTGGGGGATCACTGGCAAAGTCGCTATTTGCCAGCGTTGAGGGTGCTGCATGACCGTTTCGACGTCCGCGCCGTGTACAGCACCGTCGCGAAACTGTCGGAAAACACGGCAGCAGAGTTCCAGGCGGACCCCGTCGATGGGTACCGCAGTCTTGTCAGCCGCTGCGACATCGACGCGGTGATGATCCTGAAACCCTGTTGGCTGGGCTGGCTGCCGGCATTGGCGGCCTGTGAAGCGGGCAAGGCCGTTTATTGGGCGGGCGGTTTGGACTTTGATCCCGCGCAAGCGGAATCGGTTCGGCAATCGATCCAGCAGAGCGGGGTCTCGTTCATGACGGAGCTGCCCAGGCGATTTTCCCCCGCGACGCTGAGGCTCAAGGAACTGATCGCGACGCGATTGGGGGCTCCGAAGCTGCTTTTTGCACATCGACGACTTCCGGCGGCAGAGAACCAGCGATCGGGTGCCAGTGATTCCAGTCGCAGCAAATCGGAGTTGGTGGAGCTGATCGATTGGTGCCAGTACGTGGTCGGCCGCGCACCCACGGCAGTCTCCAGCAGCCGCTACGGGGACGATGATCACGAGGAATACTGGCGACTCTCGCTACAGTTTCCCTCCGCCGAGCACGGCGGCAAATCGCTGCCGCCGGTCAACGCGCAAGTCAGTTGTGGCAGCTATATGCCGGCACAGTGGAGCGAAGCGGCCAATTTTCGTCCGCCCGCTGCCTTGCAAGTCTGTTGCGAGCGAGGGATCGCGTTCATCGATCTGCCGGCGACGCTGGTGTGGTTTGACGAAGCCGGCAGGCACGTCGAAGCGTTGGAGACAGAACTGCCCGTCGGCCAGCAGTTGCTCACACAATTTCACCGATCGGTGACCAGCTTGGTCAGATCCATCGGCGGCTTGGAAGATACCTTCCGCGCCGCCCGAGTCCTCGCCGCGGCCAACCAAAGCGAGCTCGAAGGCCGCCGAGTCGACGTGGAATGA
- a CDS encoding thiol-disulfide oxidoreductase DCC family protein: MFSTPKLPDPDENPDADVVLFDGHCNFCRAGVESLSRLDWGGKRLAFLSLHDGRVAERYPDLTFDQLMEQMYVIDGADRRHGGADAVRYLTRRLPLLWLAAPIMHLPGSAGLWRWLYHQVAKRRYKIAGKSCDNGTCQVHFDKRSN; the protein is encoded by the coding sequence ATGTTTTCTACTCCAAAGCTGCCTGATCCCGATGAAAATCCCGACGCAGATGTCGTGCTTTTCGACGGACACTGCAATTTCTGCCGGGCCGGCGTCGAGAGCCTGAGTCGTTTGGACTGGGGCGGAAAACGGTTGGCGTTCCTCTCGTTACACGACGGCAGGGTGGCCGAGAGATACCCCGACTTGACATTCGATCAATTGATGGAGCAAATGTACGTGATCGACGGGGCGGATCGTCGACACGGGGGGGCGGACGCGGTGCGTTATCTGACGCGGCGATTGCCGCTGCTATGGCTAGCTGCCCCGATCATGCACCTGCCCGGCTCGGCGGGATTATGGCGGTGGCTGTACCATCAAGTCGCCAAACGTCGGTACAAGATCGCGGGTAAATCCTGCGACAACGGGACGTGTCAGGTGCATTTCGACAAACGATCGAATTGA